In Takifugu rubripes chromosome 18, fTakRub1.2, whole genome shotgun sequence, the DNA window caatcatcaataCCTGATATTGCAGCTGATGCAGACCTCCTCAGAGGGAGTGACGTCACAGACGATCACCAACACGAGcgacagctttaaaaaaaaaaaaaaaaaacccaaccccaTCTCTTGGCGGAAGTGACGTCGGTGTTCAGTAACTTTTCGTTTCCTGTATGATCAGCGGTCATAAAGGGGAAAACAGGTGATCGGGAAGGCTGTAGGTGAGTTTGTTCACATTTAGGTGATCGCGCTTGGGAATCCGTTATTAGTAGCAGTTATTAGTAGCTTTACAGCCTCCAACAACGCGGCTAATGTTGGTTCGTCTAGTTAAAGCTAACCCAGCTAACTGTTAGCAGGTACTGAAGCCAAGTGGTCGCTGCTTAAAAGATGTCAGATTAGCGATGTATCGGACGGCCTTTCATTTTAGACTGTATATTACTATATAGTATATTATTATGTATATTACTATATAGTATATTATTATATAGTATATTCGGCGCCAGTTGACTTTTCCATGTTCACAGAAATTGTGTTTTGCACCTGTTACGTTGAAGGATGTTGACAGcgaggtgcattgtgggtgatTTGCATCGTGGAGGAAGAACCCTCGGTCTGTTGTCAGGGAGGCAGCAGGCGGGACTTCTTCGGCCTCCAAGTCTTCCTCACCTCGGCTGTGGTCGTCAGATGGCGTCTGTGGGCTCTCCGGTGAAGCTCCGGACCAGGATGGGGGTCACGGCGCTGGTGGGCGCCGGGCTCTTCGCCTGTTGGTGGTGGGTGGACTcggagaagcagcaggagctgcaacGGAAGCGTGTGAGTCAGCTGAAGAGGGTGGCTCTGGGCCAGGGGGACTTCAGCCTTGTGGACCACCAGGGGCAGCGCAGGACCAAGGAGGACTTcctgggtgggtgggtgctgCTGTACTTCGGCTTCACACACTGTCCGGACATTTGTCCCGATGAGCTGGACAAGCTGAGTGCTGTGGTGGCGGCTCTGGACCGGGACGCTTCGCTCCCCCCTGTGCAACCCCTGTTCATCACGGTCGACCCAGAACGGGACGACGTCCCAGCACTGGCCAGATACGTCAAAGACTTCCATCCTCGCCTGATCGGACTGACGGGAACCTCAGAGGAGGTCAAACGGGCCGGCCGTGACTACCGCGTGTACGCCAGCGCTGGACCCAAA includes these proteins:
- the sco2 gene encoding protein SCO2 homolog, mitochondrial, with product MLTARCIVGDLHRGGRTLGLLSGRQQAGLLRPPSLPHLGCGRQMASVGSPVKLRTRMGVTALVGAGLFACWWWVDSEKQQELQRKRVSQLKRVALGQGDFSLVDHQGQRRTKEDFLGGWVLLYFGFTHCPDICPDELDKLSAVVAALDRDASLPPVQPLFITVDPERDDVPALARYVKDFHPRLIGLTGTSEEVKRAGRDYRVYASAGPKDEDGDYIVDHSILIYLISPDGLFLDYYNRMKNQDQITQSVRNHLQNYAKL